In Glycine max cultivar Williams 82 chromosome 15, Glycine_max_v4.0, whole genome shotgun sequence, the DNA window CTTGAGTTTTGCATAGAGGTCCACTGCCTCAGCAGTTCTTCCACTCCTTTCAAGACAGTCAAGCAAAATGTTATATGTGATTAAGTTAGGAGTGCATTCTTCAGCAAGCATTTCATCAAACAACCTACACGCCATCTCAACTTTATCCGTCTTGCCAAAACACTCAATAAGTGTACTATAAGTCACAACATCCGGATTTAATcctttctcttgcatctctttAAATCTCATGTGAGCTTCATCAACATCCCCATTCTTTCCAAGGCAATTGATCAAAGAGTTATAGGAAATGACATCAGGCTTACAATCGCTGTTCTCTAgttcttcaaaaaatttaacAGCAATGTCTACTCTTCCAGCCCTGCCAAAGCTGGAGATCAAAATATTGTATGTAAATATGTCTGGTGGAGGGCCATCTTGTTTCATCTTTTCATAAAGATCATGAATGTGTGATATTTGTTTCAACCGGCCAAGAGCTGTGAATACTGTATTATACATGATAGTATCAGTGGTTATACCCTTTTCATGAATTTTATTCAGAAGGTCTATAGCTTCTGTCATTTTACCGGCACTGCATAAACTCTCCAACATGGACATGCAAGCATCTTTGTCACCCTTGTCATGAAAGTTCCACATGTTGCAAAATAACCTATGTGCTTCAGAAGCATGACCCACTTTACTTAAAGTCCTAACAAAATATGCATATATCTGCTTATTGATATATTTCTTTGATATGTCCACAATATTGTCTAGCTTATTAAGCTTCCCTTCAGCAACCAGAAGATTCAAAATCACACTGTACGTAAATTCATTAGGCTGAATATCATTCTCCACCATTTTTGAGAAAAGCAGAACAGCTTTGTCAACCATTCGCCCCTTGGCAAGTGCCTCAATCATAGTATTATAACCAATCAAATTAGGAGTACAGCCCTTTGCTAACATTGCCTGAAAAAGTGCTAGCGCCTCATCAGTTTTGCTAGATTTCCCAGTCATTCTGATCATAATAGTGTAAGTGAACACATCAGGCTCGCAATGCCTCCGCTTCATGTCCTCAAAAACTTTATATGCTTTATCCACCTGCCGAAACAGCACATATAACAATAACTGATAAACAGGACAACAGAAGTAAAATGCACATTCCAAAAACAATTTACAACACTAGTGGAACTCAATTAGATGTCCATCAATCTATCCATACAAGCCTCTCCTAGAGCCTGCAGGGCAACATACCAATGCAAACTTCAGACAAAAAGAGAGTATATGATATATGTACTTGTGAAAGGCTCtgtttgaataaatttcttCATAAGCTCTTATAGAAGATGAAAATAAGAAGCTAAAATGAACCGAACTTATGCACTCTTATAAAAGTTATCCCATTTAACTTTTCCAAAAGCTGAAGTGCATAAGTTGTTTTAGCTTGTGGGAGAAACAGAAACccaattcattttactttttttttttctcttaaatgtTCATAAATTGTTTTCAACTTATTCGAATAAACTCTCCTAATGAAAACACCCTTCAACATATATGAAAACAATTTAATCCTATTTCTTCTTTGATTATAAAACAACTCTTACACAAGTAGTCACATGATGAGTACTTATCTAATAAGCACTTAATTAAGACGTTTGAAATCCAACCCTTCAAACTGAGCTACACAATAgcactaaataattaaaatttatccaaaagGGTGTCAGATTTAATCCAAacaattgaaaatttcaaaaagaaagggaaacacATTGCAATAGCAATCCTTTTCATCCTTGGTCAAAACATCCAAAAGCATGCTGTAACTAAACAATTAAGATGtctgaaaaataatgaaacccaaCCCACCAAACTCTGGTACAAGCTAGCACTAAATACTTAAACTTTATCCAAAAGGGTGTCAGGTTCAATCCAAACAGTAGAAAAATTCAGAGAGA includes these proteins:
- the LOC100795211 gene encoding pentatricopeptide repeat-containing protein At1g51965, mitochondrial, with the translated sequence MRPPHLLHLRRHFATKYTAKITSTTATGRSLAAEVTVPPPLPSDPRGYLLPRRDLICKATQILLSPPSPSTTLSDPFSDLSDYLSSLSLSLTPLEASEILKALKHPSLALRFFQFCPSLNPSFRHESFTYNRLFLILSKSTNPARFDQARSLLHDMDRRAVRGSISTVNILVGFFGAGEDLERCVSLVKKWDLRLNAYTYKCLLQAYLRALDSSTAFRVYLDMIRHGYRLDIFGYNMLLDALAKDEKVDKAYKVFEDMKRRHCEPDVFTYTIMIRMTGKSSKTDEALALFQAMLAKGCTPNLIGYNTMIEALAKGRMVDKAVLLFSKMVENDIQPNEFTYSVILNLLVAEGKLNKLDNIVDISKKYINKQIYAYFVRTLSKVGHASEAHRLFCNMWNFHDKGDKDACMSMLESLCSAGKMTEAIDLLNKIHEKGITTDTIMYNTVFTALGRLKQISHIHDLYEKMKQDGPPPDIFTYNILISSFGRAGRVDIAVKFFEELENSDCKPDVISYNSLINCLGKNGDVDEAHMRFKEMQEKGLNPDVVTYSTLIECFGKTDKVEMACRLFDEMLAEECTPNLITYNILLDCLERSGRTAEAVDLYAKLKQQGLTPDSITYAVLERLQSGGHGKLRFRRQNPITGWVVSPLR